The genomic window TTGTTGAATTGACCGCTGAATTTATTCAGCTAATCTTGCGCATAAACACGTGTAATATAAATGCTACCTTTATTATAAGTTCGATCTCTGGGACGTCTCCGTTCGCTGTTCCGTTCTCTGCAATTTCATCCGACATCATGAACTCCAAAAAACACtcggatttattaaaaaaatatacttcgtaTTCACTTCAACACAACCGTCACTAATCCACAACACGGACAGACTGACTCACTTCAGTTCATACTTCATATCAAACTTCAGCTTTTACAATGCTTACTTGGCAGAACTTGCGCAACTAACTGCAGTGAAATTTgcaatatgtaattaaatatgcaaaattaaacaatttttattcgtCTACATTTCTCAATTTCCAAGAGATTGTATCAAGAAATTCTGAATACAACGTAattgttatgatatttatatagactaaataaatatattatctgtgttagGAGTTAGGACtgtcatttcattttaacattaaGCATATTACATAGCCCGTCTATTGTATTTcactattttgtttaattgtctATGGCATTCACCTACTAGAAGTACACTATACTCTATGACTTATTTGAGTATTGAGTTCTTGTCAGTTGTCACTTGTCAGTTTAATTATCAACTTGTCAGAACTCAGActtgatttgtaaatatataattaattgcgtAAATTCCttctttatgttatttgatgcagtttaatatttgaattattttttatcaacattGAAAATGAGTACCGCGGGGACTTCATCGGCAGAAACTCAGATGACATTTGCTGAAAAGCAAGCCGAGAGAATGAAACGATTACGTTCCTTGCACTCAGCTAGAAATGAAGCTAGGACGCATAATCATCAAGAAGTTGTTGCCGAGGAAGCTAGGAATAAACTTCCAGCGAATTATGACGCTAAGAAAAGGCAGGCAGAGTGGTTGCTAGACGATCAAAATAAACGGGAAGAAGCCACAAAACAGGGTAAGGATTACGACCGAGTGAAACTGTTAAGCATATCTGCAGTTGAAGCAGAAAGGCTcgaacgaaaaaaaaagaaaaagaaccCTGACCAGGGCTTTTCTACTTACGAACAGGCCACCGTACGACAATACAATAGGCTTGTTAAGAATATGCCCACAATGGATCCAGAACAATACGAAAAACAGAAAGAAAAATATGGAGATGCATTTTACGGTGGTCAGAACGTGATTATACATGGTATGCATGAAGACCGTAAAGAAGCAATAGACAAAATGGTTAATGATATAGAGGGACAGATATCAAAACGGGCGAAATACTCTAGGAGACGTACACATAATGATGATGCTGATATTGATTACATTAATGAGAGGAATGCCAAATTTAACAAGAAGTTGGAGAGATTTTATGGTGAACACACTGCTGAAATCAAACAGAATCTTGAAAGGGGTACAgctatataatttgttatcaaGGAAAAACTTTCATTGGCTTGAGATATctgaatttaaaacaaagaaaatatatttaaataccacAAAATTGTTTTAGTGTATTTGTGACTTACCAATTGaataaactgt from Vanessa tameamea isolate UH-Manoa-2023 chromosome 17, ilVanTame1 primary haplotype, whole genome shotgun sequence includes these protein-coding regions:
- the LOC113400221 gene encoding pre-mRNA-splicing factor Syf2; its protein translation is MSTAGTSSAETQMTFAEKQAERMKRLRSLHSARNEARTHNHQEVVAEEARNKLPANYDAKKRQAEWLLDDQNKREEATKQGKDYDRVKLLSISAVEAERLERKKKKKNPDQGFSTYEQATVRQYNRLVKNMPTMDPEQYEKQKEKYGDAFYGGQNVIIHGMHEDRKEAIDKMVNDIEGQISKRAKYSRRRTHNDDADIDYINERNAKFNKKLERFYGEHTAEIKQNLERGTAI